In the genome of Halobacterium noricense, one region contains:
- a CDS encoding helix-hairpin-helix domain-containing protein, with protein sequence MSRNNEVASVLEAYADLLEAQDVGYKPNTYRRAASNIRDYPEAVEDLAAEGSDAVQKIEGVGDAIASKVVEYVETGEIEEVEAEREKLPVDIEQLTSVEGVGPKTVKKLYDALGVQTLDDLEDAARAGEIQDVEGFGPKTEQNILDHIGFARQAQERELLGNGRPIAEDVRSFLADLDAVGRVEVAGSTRRWRETIGDVDVLVASDAGETVGEALTGWDRVDETLDLGPTKTSVRSNQLRIDLRVVVDEEFGSALQYFTGSKDHNITLRNHAIDQDKKVNEYGVFDVSDVEDPDAGEGTDGSRTSSDQRADGRQRVGERLASETEDAVYDALGLPLIPPEMREDRGEVDAAAAGDLPDLIEEGDVRGDVHAHTEWSDGDLTAREMVEGAAEFGHDYVAITDHAEGPGVFGDSGLSDADIHEQVDEIEAAREDADITVFHGIEANVDTDGNVVDISDDVLADLDVVIASPHSGLGEDGGDQTERLIAAVEHEHVDILGHPSGRLINDRPAMEFDPDALAEAAAEAGTALEINSNPHRLDLWGSVVQTAVDAGATISVNTDAHSTSEYDYIEYGVHTARRGWAEASDVLNARDADGLREFLDS encoded by the coding sequence ATGAGCCGGAACAACGAGGTCGCGAGCGTGCTCGAAGCGTACGCCGACCTGCTGGAGGCCCAGGACGTCGGCTACAAGCCGAACACGTACCGGCGCGCGGCGTCGAATATCCGGGACTACCCCGAAGCCGTCGAGGACCTCGCGGCGGAGGGTAGCGACGCCGTCCAGAAGATTGAGGGCGTCGGCGACGCCATCGCGTCGAAGGTCGTGGAGTACGTCGAGACCGGCGAAATCGAGGAGGTAGAGGCGGAGCGCGAGAAGCTCCCGGTGGACATCGAACAGTTGACCTCCGTCGAGGGGGTCGGGCCGAAGACCGTCAAGAAGCTCTACGACGCGCTCGGCGTGCAGACCTTGGACGACCTCGAAGACGCCGCGCGGGCGGGCGAGATTCAGGACGTCGAGGGGTTCGGACCGAAGACCGAGCAGAACATCCTCGACCACATCGGGTTCGCGCGGCAGGCCCAGGAGCGCGAACTCCTGGGGAACGGCCGCCCCATCGCCGAGGACGTGCGGTCGTTCCTCGCGGACCTCGACGCCGTCGGGCGCGTCGAGGTTGCGGGGTCGACGCGGCGGTGGCGCGAGACTATCGGCGACGTGGACGTGCTCGTCGCCAGCGACGCCGGCGAGACGGTCGGCGAGGCGCTGACGGGGTGGGACCGCGTGGACGAAACCCTCGACTTGGGGCCGACGAAGACGAGCGTGCGGTCGAACCAGCTCCGCATCGACCTCCGCGTCGTCGTCGACGAGGAGTTCGGGTCGGCGCTGCAGTACTTCACGGGCAGCAAGGACCACAACATCACGCTGCGCAACCACGCCATCGACCAGGACAAGAAGGTCAACGAGTACGGCGTCTTCGACGTCTCGGACGTGGAGGACCCGGACGCGGGTGAAGGAACCGACGGTTCGCGAACGTCGTCGGACCAGCGGGCCGACGGAAGGCAGCGCGTGGGCGAGCGGCTCGCCAGCGAAACCGAGGACGCCGTCTACGACGCGCTCGGCCTGCCGTTGATTCCGCCGGAGATGCGCGAGGACCGCGGCGAGGTCGACGCTGCGGCCGCCGGCGACCTCCCGGACTTAATCGAGGAAGGCGACGTACGCGGCGACGTGCACGCGCACACGGAGTGGTCGGACGGCGACCTCACGGCCCGCGAGATGGTCGAGGGGGCCGCGGAGTTCGGCCACGACTACGTCGCTATCACCGACCACGCGGAGGGCCCGGGCGTGTTCGGGGACAGCGGGCTCTCCGACGCGGACATCCACGAGCAGGTCGACGAAATCGAGGCCGCCCGCGAGGACGCCGACATCACCGTCTTCCACGGCATCGAGGCGAACGTCGACACCGACGGGAACGTCGTCGACATCAGCGACGACGTGCTCGCGGACCTCGACGTCGTGATTGCGAGCCCCCACAGCGGCCTCGGGGAGGACGGCGGCGACCAGACCGAGCGCCTGATTGCGGCCGTCGAACACGAGCACGTCGACATTCTCGGCCACCCATCGGGCCGGCTCATCAACGACCGTCCAGCGATGGAGTTCGACCCCGATGCGCTCGCGGAGGCCGCCGCGGAGGCCGGCACCGCACTCGAAATCAACAGCAACCCGCACCGCCTCGACCTCTGGGGAAGCGTCGTCCAGACAGCCGTCGACGCGGGCGCGACGATATCAGTCAACACGGACGCCCACTCCACCAGCGAGTACGACTACATCGAGTACGGCGTCCACACCGCGCGCCGCGGCTGGGCGGAAGCCAGCGACGTGCTGAACGCCCGGGACGCGGACGGCCTCCGCGAATTCCTCGACTCGTGA
- a CDS encoding DUF5788 family protein: MREFERKQLLERVDREAATVGASIPDTLDVQGEEFELREFVFEVKKLDTVPAERREDIQEAKKLLRRERLQRRERLEDADITREEGEELVNAIIGIERALNALESLGTTSIEAEIEASERADKKRWFSFLKEALGHDNEEGIKR; the protein is encoded by the coding sequence ATGCGCGAGTTCGAGCGGAAGCAGCTCCTCGAACGCGTCGACCGGGAGGCCGCGACGGTGGGAGCGTCGATTCCGGACACGCTCGACGTGCAGGGCGAGGAGTTCGAGTTACGGGAGTTCGTCTTCGAGGTGAAGAAACTCGATACGGTGCCGGCCGAGCGCCGCGAGGACATTCAGGAAGCGAAGAAGCTGCTGCGCCGGGAGCGGCTGCAGCGCCGCGAGCGCCTCGAAGACGCGGACATCACGCGGGAGGAGGGCGAGGAACTCGTGAACGCCATCATCGGCATCGAGCGGGCGCTGAACGCGCTCGAATCGCTGGGGACGACGAGCATCGAGGCGGAAATCGAGGCCAGCGAGCGCGCGGACAAGAAGCGCTGGTTCTCGTTCCTGAAGGAGGCGCTGGGCCACGACAACGAGGAGGGCATCAAGCGATGA
- a CDS encoding ArsA family ATPase, with protein MDEIEVEAVDSLDPGVVSDTAEYVLYGGKGGVGKTTMAAATALASANDGTATLVVSTDPAHSLSDTLEFDVPSRPAKVREDSPLWAVEIDPDDALSQAGMFGQDGGFTGGLDELLGGAGGAGDDGAMMPGADEAAAVQLLLEYMDDERFDRVVVDTAPTGHTLRLLELPEVLDSMVGRMMQLRDRFGGMMDDLTGMFGQGDGEDEQPGFGNLDAVEERVERLRDVLTDPARTDFRVVLVPEEMSVLEAQRLTDRLDEFGVPVGTVVVNRVMEPLADAADVPGDAFVAPNHEGCEFCARRWDVQQAALADAQELFRNYDVARVPLLADEVRGERPLRVVAACLDE; from the coding sequence ATGGACGAAATCGAGGTCGAGGCGGTCGACTCCCTCGACCCCGGGGTAGTCAGCGACACCGCCGAGTACGTGCTGTACGGCGGAAAGGGTGGCGTGGGGAAGACGACGATGGCGGCGGCGACCGCGCTGGCGAGCGCGAACGACGGCACCGCCACGCTCGTGGTGTCGACGGACCCCGCGCACTCGCTGTCGGACACGCTGGAGTTCGACGTGCCGAGCCGGCCCGCGAAGGTGCGCGAGGACAGCCCGCTGTGGGCGGTCGAAATCGACCCCGACGACGCGCTCTCGCAGGCCGGCATGTTCGGGCAGGACGGCGGATTCACGGGCGGTCTCGACGAATTGCTCGGCGGCGCGGGCGGCGCTGGCGACGACGGCGCGATGATGCCCGGCGCAGACGAGGCCGCCGCGGTTCAACTCCTCCTCGAATACATGGACGACGAGCGCTTCGACCGCGTCGTCGTCGACACCGCGCCCACGGGCCACACGCTCCGACTGCTGGAACTCCCGGAGGTGTTGGACTCGATGGTCGGCCGCATGATGCAGCTGCGCGACCGCTTCGGCGGGATGATGGACGACCTCACGGGGATGTTCGGACAGGGCGACGGCGAGGACGAACAGCCCGGCTTCGGGAACCTCGACGCCGTCGAGGAGCGCGTCGAACGGCTCCGTGACGTGCTCACGGACCCGGCACGAACCGACTTCCGCGTCGTGCTCGTGCCCGAGGAGATGAGCGTGCTGGAAGCCCAACGGCTCACCGACCGCCTCGACGAGTTCGGCGTTCCCGTGGGGACCGTCGTCGTCAACCGCGTGATGGAGCCGCTGGCAGACGCCGCGGACGTCCCCGGCGACGCGTTCGTCGCGCCGAACCACGAGGGCTGTGAGTTCTGCGCGCGCCGCTGGGACGTCCAGCAAGCCGCGCTCGCGGACGCCCAGGAACTGTTCAGAAACTACGACGTGGCTCGCGTCCCGCTGCTCGCCGACGAAGTGCGGGGCGAGCGTCCGCTGCGCGTCGTCGCGGCCTGTCTCGACGAGTAG
- a CDS encoding endonuclease V, whose protein sequence is MEVVRPEFLPDPDRSHEEMEALQREIAATASFEDDFDFDVADIELDESPTDAPTAAGSVGEQVTLTDSDAPVVVGVDQAFVGDDYSVSAAVAIRDGRVVERAAGRAELEVPYIPGLLAFREGDAIVDALESLSVEPDVLVLDGSGRIHFRQAGLATHVGVLFDVPAVGVAKNLLCGTPREPLDEPLPEGARVAIEADDSMDAPEGTVVGYAYQSRQYPNPEKRHVNPLIVSPGHRVSAETTVDVVEATCTGYKLPAPTRLADAYADDLKD, encoded by the coding sequence ATGGAGGTCGTTCGCCCCGAGTTCCTCCCGGACCCGGACCGCTCCCACGAGGAGATGGAAGCCCTCCAGCGCGAGATAGCGGCGACGGCGTCCTTCGAGGACGACTTCGACTTCGACGTCGCGGACATCGAACTGGACGAGTCGCCGACGGACGCGCCGACGGCGGCGGGGAGCGTCGGCGAACAGGTCACGCTCACCGACAGCGACGCGCCCGTGGTCGTCGGCGTCGACCAAGCGTTCGTCGGGGACGACTACTCCGTGAGCGCCGCGGTCGCGATTCGAGACGGCCGCGTCGTCGAGCGCGCCGCGGGCCGCGCGGAACTGGAAGTGCCCTACATTCCCGGACTGTTGGCGTTCCGCGAGGGCGACGCCATCGTGGACGCGCTCGAATCGCTCTCCGTAGAGCCGGACGTGCTCGTGCTCGACGGGAGCGGCCGCATCCACTTCCGGCAGGCCGGCCTCGCGACGCACGTGGGCGTGCTCTTCGACGTTCCTGCCGTGGGCGTCGCGAAGAACCTGCTCTGCGGGACGCCCCGAGAGCCACTCGACGAACCGCTGCCGGAGGGCGCTCGCGTCGCCATCGAGGCCGACGACTCGATGGACGCACCCGAGGGGACCGTCGTCGGGTACGCCTACCAGTCCCGGCAGTACCCCAACCCCGAGAAGCGCCACGTCAACCCGCTCATCGTGAGTCCCGGCCACCGCGTCAGCGCCGAGACCACCGTGGACGTCGTAGAGGCGACCTGCACGGGGTACAAGCTCCCCGCGCCGACGCGGCTCGCGGACGCGTACGCCGACGACCTGAAGGACTGA
- a CDS encoding SDR family oxidoreductase: MEKVALVTGCSSGIGAATARSLLAEEWTVVATARDTDDLAALADEGCETAELDVTKPAQCRNVVDEVVADHGRLDCLVNNAGYAQLGPLEDIPTRELHRQFDVNVYGPHRLIRAALPHMREREDGTIVNVSSVSGRVATPGMGAYNGSKFALEGMSDALRAEVAPDDVDVAIVEPGPVETSFSERVEAEIEGLDRSGAYEKIYSFFEDASAVNGVGAVPPEKVAEVITEAAVSPDPKSRYPVGTPGRVGVLARFLPDRWLDAGYRLLHRFA; encoded by the coding sequence ATGGAGAAGGTCGCACTCGTTACGGGGTGTTCGTCGGGCATCGGCGCGGCAACCGCCCGATCGCTGCTCGCCGAGGAGTGGACGGTCGTCGCGACCGCCCGGGACACCGACGACCTCGCGGCGCTCGCCGACGAGGGCTGTGAGACTGCCGAGCTCGACGTCACGAAGCCCGCGCAGTGCCGGAACGTCGTCGACGAGGTCGTCGCGGACCACGGCCGACTGGATTGTCTCGTGAACAACGCCGGCTACGCCCAACTCGGGCCGCTGGAGGACATCCCTACCAGAGAGCTCCACCGGCAGTTCGACGTGAACGTCTACGGCCCGCACCGCCTGATTCGCGCCGCGCTCCCACACATGCGCGAGCGCGAGGACGGCACCATCGTCAACGTCTCCAGCGTCTCCGGACGCGTCGCGACGCCGGGGATGGGCGCGTACAACGGCTCGAAGTTCGCGCTCGAAGGGATGAGCGACGCGCTCCGCGCGGAGGTCGCGCCCGACGACGTCGACGTCGCCATCGTCGAACCCGGACCGGTCGAAACCTCGTTCTCGGAGCGCGTCGAAGCGGAAATCGAGGGCCTGGACCGCAGCGGCGCCTACGAGAAGATCTACTCGTTCTTCGAGGACGCCAGCGCGGTCAACGGCGTCGGCGCGGTCCCGCCCGAGAAAGTCGCGGAAGTCATCACGGAGGCCGCGGTCAGCCCCGACCCGAAGTCGCGGTACCCCGTCGGGACGCCGGGTCGCGTCGGCGTGCTCGCACGCTTCCTCCCGGACCGCTGGTTGGACGCCGGCTACCGGCTGCTCCACCGCTTCGCCTGA
- a CDS encoding DUF5615 family PIN-like protein — translation MKLLLDAMLGSLARILRMCGHDAAYCLDRGVEDDDAIRDLAAREDCVLVTRDRKLAERAPESVLVESKDIDAQLREVAAAGVDLTPTPGERCGACNGELHEVDGEGNEFPEYVPDDASPVWQCEDCGQYFWEGSHWDDVEVRLEEL, via the coding sequence GTGAAACTACTGCTCGACGCGATGCTCGGCAGTCTCGCGCGCATTCTGCGGATGTGCGGGCACGACGCCGCGTACTGTCTGGACCGGGGGGTCGAGGACGACGACGCGATTCGTGACCTCGCCGCCCGCGAGGACTGCGTGCTCGTCACGCGGGACCGCAAACTGGCCGAGCGAGCGCCCGAGAGCGTCCTCGTCGAGTCCAAAGACATCGACGCCCAGCTCCGCGAAGTCGCCGCCGCGGGCGTGGACCTGACACCGACGCCGGGCGAGCGCTGCGGCGCGTGCAACGGCGAACTCCACGAAGTCGATGGAGAAGGAAACGAATTCCCGGAGTACGTCCCCGACGACGCTTCGCCCGTCTGGCAGTGCGAGGACTGCGGGCAGTACTTCTGGGAGGGCAGTCACTGGGACGACGTCGAAGTGCGGCTCGAAGAACTGTAA
- a CDS encoding rhomboid family intramembrane serine protease, producing MATCDRCGEQESMPYQCRLCGGTFCSNHRLPENHDCPGLDEWNDPGGVFDSGFDDSVGQSQDSGGFAAKVPFDTGPGGVLGYFRGNVSFALLAVMWLTFVLQYAVAPALGVEAYSPQWFNIFTINTTEPLAVWTWVTSVFAHGGFGHIVLNSIVLYFFGPVVEKRIGSGKLVGLFVVAGALAGLAQVGAALVMNPSWYGQQLTQFTGSAVLGASGAIAALMGVLTVLNPNLRIYLYFIIPMPLWLATLLFAGYSIFVSTVGGGIGAGGVAQFAHLAGLGIGLLYGVKLKREGERAPKQLQFGGPGGPGGPGGPGRRRP from the coding sequence ATGGCGACGTGTGACCGGTGTGGCGAGCAGGAGTCGATGCCGTACCAGTGTCGGCTCTGCGGCGGCACGTTCTGTTCGAACCACAGGCTCCCGGAGAACCACGACTGTCCGGGCCTCGACGAGTGGAACGACCCCGGCGGCGTCTTCGACAGCGGGTTCGACGACAGCGTAGGCCAGTCCCAGGACAGCGGCGGGTTCGCGGCGAAAGTCCCGTTCGACACGGGACCGGGCGGCGTGCTCGGCTACTTCCGCGGGAACGTCTCGTTCGCGCTGCTCGCGGTGATGTGGCTGACGTTCGTGCTGCAGTACGCGGTCGCCCCCGCGCTGGGCGTGGAGGCGTACAGCCCGCAGTGGTTCAATATTTTCACCATCAACACGACGGAGCCGCTGGCCGTCTGGACGTGGGTGACGTCGGTGTTCGCCCACGGCGGCTTCGGCCACATCGTGTTGAACAGCATCGTGCTGTACTTCTTCGGCCCCGTGGTCGAGAAGCGCATCGGCTCCGGGAAGCTCGTGGGGCTGTTCGTGGTCGCGGGCGCGCTCGCCGGCCTCGCGCAGGTCGGCGCGGCGCTCGTGATGAACCCCTCGTGGTACGGCCAGCAACTTACACAGTTTACCGGCTCCGCGGTGCTCGGCGCGAGCGGTGCCATCGCGGCGCTGATGGGCGTGCTCACGGTGCTGAACCCGAACCTCCGCATCTACCTCTACTTCATCATCCCGATGCCGCTGTGGCTCGCGACGCTTTTGTTCGCGGGCTACTCCATCTTCGTCTCGACGGTCGGCGGCGGCATCGGTGCGGGCGGCGTGGCGCAGTTCGCGCACCTCGCCGGCCTCGGCATCGGCCTGCTGTACGGCGTGAAGCTCAAGCGCGAGGGCGAGCGGGCACCCAAGCAACTCCAGTTCGGCGGCCCCGGTGGGCCGGGCGGCCCGGGCGGCCCCGGCCGCCGGCGACCCTGA